A single genomic interval of Lathyrus oleraceus cultivar Zhongwan6 chromosome 7, CAAS_Psat_ZW6_1.0, whole genome shotgun sequence harbors:
- the LOC127105558 gene encoding uncharacterized protein LOC127105558 isoform X2 — protein MARRSPPLVSQKCETGCTWRMFGIFNFHEAPSDRRLVSNGSHLNKHTTGKRNGKSRINSDVLSTVDEKYPHAADVSSKRKRGLSCKNICVEEDQIADLENEVTKMIVNQRFFDRNSRGKDGAADCQPNQFLDAVQILYSNKELFVKLLQDPNSLLVKQIHDLQKSQVKAEQNGMTRSNKAQSSGGFDRSKSSSNCEARTSKRIVVLKPNTDNVTKSSDNSDAQSNKPSHFPFGDMKRKLRHVMRVRRKEKQWSANDSAASKSLCGLRDLEDGKNVKELDISVRNPPNKICASIGDNLIMKDQGAKVTSHNKHQMVLRALHRDEENCSYRNSSAQKIKDPPVATFCDELQVCSAADISVNKRLHDDNFHEHYDIPTDGSLVQAIHDKFEENNHLADLVTFSLNPMNKSNDIISEVLQAFSLKCDEPIKSHLSNLLADSSTFDELNGLTDHLSSSKILHDCIIQCFMDLHQNSGFLSQFSSRNPNFLQACVVKKILVREINEVVNLHFVPHSSPITLQQVVEKDLTRRGSWMNIHVDAEDIAIEVENDVLEKLVLEIVSDMDIR, from the exons ATGGCGCGAAGATCTCCTCCTCTGGTAAGCCAAAAATGTGAAACGGGTTGCACATGGCGAATGTTCGGAATCTTTAACTTTCATGAAGCTCCTTCCGATAGAAGATTGGTTTCCAATGGTAGCCATTTGAATAAACACACCACTGGTAAGA GAAATGGAAAATCCAGAATTAACTCAGATGTGCTTAGCACCGTCGACGAAAAGTACCCTCATGCCGCTGAT GTAAGTTCTAAAAGAAAAAGAGGTTTAAGTTGTAAGAATATCTGCGTGGAGGAGGATCAAATTGCAGATTTGGAAAATGAAGTAACAAAAATGATTGTTAATCAAAGATTTTTCGACAGAAACTCTCGAGGCAAAGATGGTGCTGCTGACTGTCAGCCTAATCAGTTCTTAGATGCTGTACAGATTTTATATTCAAACAAGGAACTTTTTGTTAAGCTTCTGCAAGATCCAAACTCTCTTTTGGTGAAACAGATTCATGACTTACAGAAATCTCAAGTGAAAGCAGAACAAAATGGAATGACTAGATCGAATAAAGCTCAAAGTAGTGGCGGTTTTGATAGGTCTAAATCGAGTTCAAATTGCGAGGCTCGGACCTCTAAAAGAATAGTAGTTTTGAAGCCAAACACGGATAATGTGACAAAGAGTTCCGACAATAGCGATGCTCAAAGTAATAAGCCTTCGCATTTTCCATTTGGTGATATGAAGAGAAAGTTGAGACATGTCATGAGAGTAAGGAGAAAAGAAAAACAGTGGAGTGCAAATGATTCCGCGGCGAGTAAATCTCTCTGCGGTTTACGGGACTTAGAAGATGGTAAAAATGTAAAAGAATTGGATATTTCTGTAAGAAATCCGCCAAATAAGATCTGTGCTAGTATCGGCGACAATTTGATCATGAAGGACCAAGGTGCAAAGGTAACATCTCATAACAAACATCAAATGGTTCTAAGAGCACTTCATAGAGATGAGGAAAATTGTTCATATAGAAATTCTTCAGCTCAGAAAATCAAGGATCCACCAGTGGCAACTTTTTGTGATGAGTTGCAGGTTTGCAGTGCTGCAGATATTAGTGTCAATAAACGTCTTCACGACGATAATTTTCATGAACATTATGATATTCCTACAG ATGGATCACTAGTACAAGCCATACATGATAAATTTGAAGAGAATAACCATCTTGCAGACCTTGTAACATTCTCTTTGAATCCAATGAACAAATCAAATGACATCATAAGTGAAGTCCTGCAGGCTTTCAGTTTGAAATGCGATGAACCGATCAAGAGTCATTTATCAAACCTATTGGCGGATTCATCGACTTTTGATGAACTGAATGGATTAACTGACCATCTTTCTAGCAGTAAAATCCTGCATGACTGTATCATCCAATGTTTCATGGACTTACACCAGAACAGTGGTTTTCTATCTCAATTTTCATCAAGAAATCCAAACTTCCTCCAAGCATGTGTTGTGAAGAAAATTTTGGTTAGAGAAATCAATGAAGTTGTTAATCTGCACTTTGTTCCTCATTCATCACCAATAACGTTACAGCAGGTTGTTGAAAAGGACTTAACAAGGCGTGGATCATGGATGAATATCCATGTTGATGCAGAAGACATTGCAATTGAAGTGGAGAATGATGTTTTGGAAAAACTGGTTTTGGAAATAGTGTCTGATATGGATATCAGATAA
- the LOC127105558 gene encoding uncharacterized protein LOC127105558 isoform X1 produces the protein MARRSPPLVSQKCETGCTWRMFGIFNFHEAPSDRRLVSNGSHLNKHTTAAGNGKSRINSDVLSTVDEKYPHAADVSSKRKRGLSCKNICVEEDQIADLENEVTKMIVNQRFFDRNSRGKDGAADCQPNQFLDAVQILYSNKELFVKLLQDPNSLLVKQIHDLQKSQVKAEQNGMTRSNKAQSSGGFDRSKSSSNCEARTSKRIVVLKPNTDNVTKSSDNSDAQSNKPSHFPFGDMKRKLRHVMRVRRKEKQWSANDSAASKSLCGLRDLEDGKNVKELDISVRNPPNKICASIGDNLIMKDQGAKVTSHNKHQMVLRALHRDEENCSYRNSSAQKIKDPPVATFCDELQVCSAADISVNKRLHDDNFHEHYDIPTDGSLVQAIHDKFEENNHLADLVTFSLNPMNKSNDIISEVLQAFSLKCDEPIKSHLSNLLADSSTFDELNGLTDHLSSSKILHDCIIQCFMDLHQNSGFLSQFSSRNPNFLQACVVKKILVREINEVVNLHFVPHSSPITLQQVVEKDLTRRGSWMNIHVDAEDIAIEVENDVLEKLVLEIVSDMDIR, from the exons ATGGCGCGAAGATCTCCTCCTCTGGTAAGCCAAAAATGTGAAACGGGTTGCACATGGCGAATGTTCGGAATCTTTAACTTTCATGAAGCTCCTTCCGATAGAAGATTGGTTTCCAATGGTAGCCATTTGAATAAACACACCACTG CGGCAGGAAATGGAAAATCCAGAATTAACTCAGATGTGCTTAGCACCGTCGACGAAAAGTACCCTCATGCCGCTGAT GTAAGTTCTAAAAGAAAAAGAGGTTTAAGTTGTAAGAATATCTGCGTGGAGGAGGATCAAATTGCAGATTTGGAAAATGAAGTAACAAAAATGATTGTTAATCAAAGATTTTTCGACAGAAACTCTCGAGGCAAAGATGGTGCTGCTGACTGTCAGCCTAATCAGTTCTTAGATGCTGTACAGATTTTATATTCAAACAAGGAACTTTTTGTTAAGCTTCTGCAAGATCCAAACTCTCTTTTGGTGAAACAGATTCATGACTTACAGAAATCTCAAGTGAAAGCAGAACAAAATGGAATGACTAGATCGAATAAAGCTCAAAGTAGTGGCGGTTTTGATAGGTCTAAATCGAGTTCAAATTGCGAGGCTCGGACCTCTAAAAGAATAGTAGTTTTGAAGCCAAACACGGATAATGTGACAAAGAGTTCCGACAATAGCGATGCTCAAAGTAATAAGCCTTCGCATTTTCCATTTGGTGATATGAAGAGAAAGTTGAGACATGTCATGAGAGTAAGGAGAAAAGAAAAACAGTGGAGTGCAAATGATTCCGCGGCGAGTAAATCTCTCTGCGGTTTACGGGACTTAGAAGATGGTAAAAATGTAAAAGAATTGGATATTTCTGTAAGAAATCCGCCAAATAAGATCTGTGCTAGTATCGGCGACAATTTGATCATGAAGGACCAAGGTGCAAAGGTAACATCTCATAACAAACATCAAATGGTTCTAAGAGCACTTCATAGAGATGAGGAAAATTGTTCATATAGAAATTCTTCAGCTCAGAAAATCAAGGATCCACCAGTGGCAACTTTTTGTGATGAGTTGCAGGTTTGCAGTGCTGCAGATATTAGTGTCAATAAACGTCTTCACGACGATAATTTTCATGAACATTATGATATTCCTACAG ATGGATCACTAGTACAAGCCATACATGATAAATTTGAAGAGAATAACCATCTTGCAGACCTTGTAACATTCTCTTTGAATCCAATGAACAAATCAAATGACATCATAAGTGAAGTCCTGCAGGCTTTCAGTTTGAAATGCGATGAACCGATCAAGAGTCATTTATCAAACCTATTGGCGGATTCATCGACTTTTGATGAACTGAATGGATTAACTGACCATCTTTCTAGCAGTAAAATCCTGCATGACTGTATCATCCAATGTTTCATGGACTTACACCAGAACAGTGGTTTTCTATCTCAATTTTCATCAAGAAATCCAAACTTCCTCCAAGCATGTGTTGTGAAGAAAATTTTGGTTAGAGAAATCAATGAAGTTGTTAATCTGCACTTTGTTCCTCATTCATCACCAATAACGTTACAGCAGGTTGTTGAAAAGGACTTAACAAGGCGTGGATCATGGATGAATATCCATGTTGATGCAGAAGACATTGCAATTGAAGTGGAGAATGATGTTTTGGAAAAACTGGTTTTGGAAATAGTGTCTGATATGGATATCAGATAA
- the LOC127105558 gene encoding uncharacterized protein LOC127105558 isoform X3 — protein sequence MARRSPPLVSQKCETGCTWRMFGIFNFHEAPSDRRLVSNGSHLNKHTTGNGKSRINSDVLSTVDEKYPHAADVSSKRKRGLSCKNICVEEDQIADLENEVTKMIVNQRFFDRNSRGKDGAADCQPNQFLDAVQILYSNKELFVKLLQDPNSLLVKQIHDLQKSQVKAEQNGMTRSNKAQSSGGFDRSKSSSNCEARTSKRIVVLKPNTDNVTKSSDNSDAQSNKPSHFPFGDMKRKLRHVMRVRRKEKQWSANDSAASKSLCGLRDLEDGKNVKELDISVRNPPNKICASIGDNLIMKDQGAKVTSHNKHQMVLRALHRDEENCSYRNSSAQKIKDPPVATFCDELQVCSAADISVNKRLHDDNFHEHYDIPTDGSLVQAIHDKFEENNHLADLVTFSLNPMNKSNDIISEVLQAFSLKCDEPIKSHLSNLLADSSTFDELNGLTDHLSSSKILHDCIIQCFMDLHQNSGFLSQFSSRNPNFLQACVVKKILVREINEVVNLHFVPHSSPITLQQVVEKDLTRRGSWMNIHVDAEDIAIEVENDVLEKLVLEIVSDMDIR from the exons ATGGCGCGAAGATCTCCTCCTCTGGTAAGCCAAAAATGTGAAACGGGTTGCACATGGCGAATGTTCGGAATCTTTAACTTTCATGAAGCTCCTTCCGATAGAAGATTGGTTTCCAATGGTAGCCATTTGAATAAACACACCACTG GAAATGGAAAATCCAGAATTAACTCAGATGTGCTTAGCACCGTCGACGAAAAGTACCCTCATGCCGCTGAT GTAAGTTCTAAAAGAAAAAGAGGTTTAAGTTGTAAGAATATCTGCGTGGAGGAGGATCAAATTGCAGATTTGGAAAATGAAGTAACAAAAATGATTGTTAATCAAAGATTTTTCGACAGAAACTCTCGAGGCAAAGATGGTGCTGCTGACTGTCAGCCTAATCAGTTCTTAGATGCTGTACAGATTTTATATTCAAACAAGGAACTTTTTGTTAAGCTTCTGCAAGATCCAAACTCTCTTTTGGTGAAACAGATTCATGACTTACAGAAATCTCAAGTGAAAGCAGAACAAAATGGAATGACTAGATCGAATAAAGCTCAAAGTAGTGGCGGTTTTGATAGGTCTAAATCGAGTTCAAATTGCGAGGCTCGGACCTCTAAAAGAATAGTAGTTTTGAAGCCAAACACGGATAATGTGACAAAGAGTTCCGACAATAGCGATGCTCAAAGTAATAAGCCTTCGCATTTTCCATTTGGTGATATGAAGAGAAAGTTGAGACATGTCATGAGAGTAAGGAGAAAAGAAAAACAGTGGAGTGCAAATGATTCCGCGGCGAGTAAATCTCTCTGCGGTTTACGGGACTTAGAAGATGGTAAAAATGTAAAAGAATTGGATATTTCTGTAAGAAATCCGCCAAATAAGATCTGTGCTAGTATCGGCGACAATTTGATCATGAAGGACCAAGGTGCAAAGGTAACATCTCATAACAAACATCAAATGGTTCTAAGAGCACTTCATAGAGATGAGGAAAATTGTTCATATAGAAATTCTTCAGCTCAGAAAATCAAGGATCCACCAGTGGCAACTTTTTGTGATGAGTTGCAGGTTTGCAGTGCTGCAGATATTAGTGTCAATAAACGTCTTCACGACGATAATTTTCATGAACATTATGATATTCCTACAG ATGGATCACTAGTACAAGCCATACATGATAAATTTGAAGAGAATAACCATCTTGCAGACCTTGTAACATTCTCTTTGAATCCAATGAACAAATCAAATGACATCATAAGTGAAGTCCTGCAGGCTTTCAGTTTGAAATGCGATGAACCGATCAAGAGTCATTTATCAAACCTATTGGCGGATTCATCGACTTTTGATGAACTGAATGGATTAACTGACCATCTTTCTAGCAGTAAAATCCTGCATGACTGTATCATCCAATGTTTCATGGACTTACACCAGAACAGTGGTTTTCTATCTCAATTTTCATCAAGAAATCCAAACTTCCTCCAAGCATGTGTTGTGAAGAAAATTTTGGTTAGAGAAATCAATGAAGTTGTTAATCTGCACTTTGTTCCTCATTCATCACCAATAACGTTACAGCAGGTTGTTGAAAAGGACTTAACAAGGCGTGGATCATGGATGAATATCCATGTTGATGCAGAAGACATTGCAATTGAAGTGGAGAATGATGTTTTGGAAAAACTGGTTTTGGAAATAGTGTCTGATATGGATATCAGATAA